A window of the Thiomicrospira microaerophila genome harbors these coding sequences:
- a CDS encoding pyruvate kinase, which yields MDATLLNSLFDQVLQLRNDVVNQAVSTLENPIYKNQEHSARRLNLAHYLALRSDDLRPLQQALSELSISSLTHSESHVLANLQGVLDLLAELTHQDYKPEPAQSEQTASITLEANTQEIFGGHPPHRKARIMATLPTQAAWDHDLIPALLQQGVNCFRVNCAHDNAEIWLKMVKRIRAAEQKHNLHCKIMFDLAGHKLRTNPVVQGKAVRRIKTQKDAVGSLVQYGQLCFYPEEINPEDINCISPLVPLPGRIHKALKPADCFFFKDARGKRRVIKLLEKNPDHSWQALSEQSCYITPGLTFDWQRIDKKGHLKNLDQFTLPKFKGEEAEIRVFKGDALILSAEQKYCRPPLYNDQGKLESPVVLSIAVPEVIQQLKVGHSIWVDDGKLGCVVERVTDNSAHLRVTIAGSGGVKIRSDKGVNFPDTALDLPPLTEKDLQDLDFICEHGDIVAFSFVQRLTDMFALQQELIKRNRKNLPVVAKIETRLGVKNLDQILLGAVDQQPIGVMIARGDLAIEIGSVKMAEIQEDILCLCEAAQVPVIWATQVLETLNKTGVISRPEITDAAMSVRAECVMLNKGAYLPETVKVLDSILQNMEPRQQKHQFYLNQWSL from the coding sequence ATGGACGCAACCCTTTTAAACAGTTTATTTGATCAAGTATTACAACTTAGAAACGACGTGGTCAATCAAGCGGTATCAACCTTAGAAAACCCGATTTACAAAAATCAAGAACACTCAGCGCGCCGACTTAATCTAGCGCATTATTTAGCGTTACGCAGTGATGATTTGCGCCCATTGCAACAGGCGCTGTCTGAATTATCCATCTCCTCGCTTACCCACAGTGAATCCCATGTTTTAGCCAACCTGCAAGGGGTGCTTGATTTATTAGCCGAGCTTACCCATCAAGATTACAAACCTGAACCTGCCCAATCTGAACAAACCGCAAGCATCACGCTAGAGGCCAATACTCAAGAAATATTTGGCGGACACCCGCCGCATCGCAAAGCTCGAATTATGGCAACCTTACCAACGCAAGCCGCGTGGGATCATGATTTAATTCCAGCCTTGCTTCAGCAAGGTGTTAACTGCTTTAGAGTTAACTGTGCCCATGATAACGCTGAAATTTGGTTAAAAATGGTTAAACGGATTCGTGCGGCAGAGCAAAAACATAATTTGCACTGCAAAATCATGTTTGATTTGGCTGGGCATAAATTGCGCACCAATCCGGTGGTGCAAGGCAAGGCGGTTAGGCGAATTAAAACCCAAAAAGATGCGGTGGGGAGCCTAGTTCAATACGGTCAGCTTTGTTTTTATCCAGAAGAAATCAACCCGGAGGATATCAACTGTATCTCTCCACTCGTGCCCCTGCCAGGCCGTATTCATAAAGCACTCAAACCGGCTGATTGTTTCTTTTTTAAAGATGCACGCGGTAAACGCAGAGTCATCAAATTACTTGAAAAAAACCCGGATCACAGTTGGCAAGCCCTATCTGAACAAAGCTGTTATATCACCCCAGGACTGACTTTTGATTGGCAGCGTATTGATAAAAAAGGTCATCTAAAAAATCTCGATCAATTTACCCTGCCAAAATTTAAAGGCGAAGAGGCTGAAATTCGTGTGTTTAAAGGCGACGCTTTAATTCTCAGTGCCGAACAAAAATACTGCAGGCCGCCGCTTTATAACGATCAGGGTAAACTTGAAAGTCCGGTTGTTTTATCTATCGCGGTGCCTGAAGTGATTCAACAACTTAAAGTCGGTCATTCCATTTGGGTTGACGATGGCAAACTGGGCTGTGTCGTCGAACGCGTTACCGACAATAGTGCTCACCTGCGTGTCACGATTGCAGGCAGTGGCGGTGTCAAAATCAGATCCGATAAAGGGGTCAACTTCCCGGATACCGCACTGGATCTGCCGCCTTTAACGGAAAAAGATTTACAAGATTTGGATTTCATCTGTGAACATGGTGATATCGTGGCGTTTTCATTTGTTCAGCGACTAACTGATATGTTTGCGCTACAACAAGAGCTGATTAAGCGCAACCGCAAAAACTTGCCTGTAGTGGCGAAAATTGAAACTCGGCTTGGTGTGAAAAACCTAGATCAAATCTTGCTTGGCGCGGTAGATCAGCAGCCGATAGGTGTGATGATTGCCCGAGGCGATTTAGCAATAGAGATCGGCAGTGTCAAAATGGCTGAAATCCAAGAGGATATCCTATGTCTGTGTGAAGCCGCGCAGGTGCCGGTCATTTGGGCCACACAGGTTCTCGAAACCCTGAATAAAACCGGCGTAATTTCGCGCCCTGAAATCACCGATGCCGCGATGAGTGTGCGCGCAGAATGCGTGATGCTGAACAAAGGCGCTTACCTCCCCGAAACCGTTAAAGTTTTGGACTCGATTCTACAAAATATGGAACCGCGTCAACAAAAGCATCAGTTCTATCTTAATCAATGGTCGCTCTAA
- a CDS encoding PhoX family protein has protein sequence MKQTIDTIIDHQEGDEALSNDSKNATLDQIIEHRLTRRQVLQGALSSAILGFIPPAFAFKERPAFSAQRLGFESVAISSADKVVVPKGYQVQTLIPFDSPMPHPTNKSLKIGSHHDGMHFFALNNASDEGLLVLNHEYIEPRFMHSHYHGEPLTAGAVKLNQQGQRPLHEVKAEMAAHGVSVVHIKRQQNGEWQTVEDKLNRRIDATTIIELAGPVRGHDSVKTAFSPEGTQTRGTLNNCAHGVTPWGTYLTCEENWAGYFYNPSEQPKEQSRYGVRNKTSSRYAWEKAESHDGLYKRFHAEPFADKAELDYRNEPNTFGWVVEINPFNPESVPVKRTALGRFAHEGVVFQKAEAGKPVVCYMGDDARFEYLYKYVSDEPYQPGQSGGELLDKGTLYVARFHETGKGEWLPLRFGHGLLNPAHGFHSQADVLVNTRSAADRVGATKMDRPEWGAVHPSNGEVYFTLTNNNRRSDEQTDAANPRSNNRWGHIIRWRESEKRINQFDWDIFLLAGDETDSSFGQQPLDKTNKFNSPDGLWFDQEGRLWIQTDMSESVLNQGDWSQFGNNQMLACDPVSQTLKRFLVGPVGQEISGVCSTPDGKTLFVNVQHPGATTRAEDFAQGKYTSHWPNGQGVPRSATLVISKQDQGIIGT, from the coding sequence ATGAAACAAACCATTGATACGATTATTGATCACCAAGAAGGTGATGAAGCCCTATCTAACGACTCCAAAAACGCTACATTAGATCAAATCATTGAACACAGATTAACACGCAGACAAGTGTTACAAGGTGCCCTTAGTAGCGCAATCCTGGGCTTTATTCCGCCAGCGTTTGCATTTAAAGAGCGTCCGGCGTTTTCGGCTCAGCGCTTAGGCTTTGAATCGGTTGCGATTTCCAGTGCGGATAAGGTGGTTGTGCCTAAGGGTTATCAAGTTCAAACACTGATACCGTTTGACAGCCCAATGCCCCACCCTACTAATAAGTCTTTAAAAATCGGCAGCCATCATGATGGTATGCATTTTTTTGCGCTGAATAACGCCTCCGATGAAGGTTTGCTGGTGCTTAACCATGAATACATTGAACCGCGTTTTATGCATTCGCACTATCACGGCGAACCCTTAACCGCTGGCGCAGTAAAACTCAACCAGCAAGGCCAACGTCCTCTGCATGAAGTCAAGGCTGAAATGGCCGCACATGGCGTATCTGTTGTTCATATCAAACGTCAACAAAATGGTGAATGGCAAACCGTTGAAGACAAACTCAACCGCCGTATTGACGCCACAACAATAATCGAACTCGCTGGGCCAGTTCGTGGTCACGACTCGGTGAAAACCGCCTTTAGTCCTGAAGGTACGCAAACACGCGGCACCCTGAACAACTGTGCCCACGGGGTAACCCCTTGGGGAACCTATTTAACCTGCGAAGAAAATTGGGCAGGTTATTTTTACAACCCGAGTGAACAACCAAAAGAACAAAGCCGTTATGGCGTGCGTAACAAAACGTCTAGCCGTTATGCCTGGGAAAAAGCCGAAAGCCATGATGGATTATACAAACGTTTCCATGCCGAACCCTTCGCCGATAAAGCCGAATTGGATTATCGCAATGAACCCAACACCTTTGGTTGGGTTGTTGAGATTAACCCGTTTAATCCTGAATCTGTTCCGGTCAAACGTACCGCACTGGGGCGCTTTGCTCATGAAGGCGTAGTATTTCAAAAGGCTGAAGCCGGCAAACCGGTGGTGTGCTATATGGGCGATGACGCGCGTTTTGAATACCTATACAAATACGTCAGCGACGAACCTTATCAACCCGGTCAGTCAGGGGGTGAACTCCTGGATAAGGGTACTTTGTACGTGGCGCGTTTCCATGAAACCGGAAAAGGCGAATGGCTTCCGTTGCGTTTTGGTCATGGTTTATTAAACCCGGCACACGGTTTTCATAGCCAAGCCGATGTGTTGGTCAATACCCGTTCAGCCGCAGATCGCGTGGGGGCAACCAAAATGGATCGCCCAGAATGGGGGGCGGTGCATCCGAGCAATGGCGAGGTTTATTTCACCCTAACCAATAACAACCGTCGCAGCGATGAACAAACCGATGCCGCCAACCCGCGCTCAAATAACCGCTGGGGGCATATTATTCGCTGGCGCGAATCTGAAAAACGCATCAATCAATTTGATTGGGATATCTTCTTGTTAGCCGGTGATGAAACCGATTCATCATTTGGCCAACAGCCACTGGATAAAACCAACAAATTCAATAGCCCCGACGGGCTGTGGTTTGACCAAGAAGGTCGGTTATGGATTCAAACGGACATGAGCGAATCGGTGCTTAATCAAGGGGATTGGTCGCAATTCGGTAACAATCAAATGCTCGCCTGTGATCCTGTCAGCCAAACCTTAAAACGCTTTTTAGTCGGACCCGTGGGGCAAGAAATTTCCGGAGTATGCAGCACACCGGACGGCAAAACCCTGTTTGTGAACGTGCAACATCCGGGCGCAACCACTCGCGCTGAAGACTTTGCGCAAGGCAAGTACACCAGTCATTGGCCGAATGGTCAAGGCGTACCCCGCTCGGCCACGCTGGTCATCAGCAAACAGGATCAAGGGATAATTGGAACCTAA
- a CDS encoding glycosyltransferase family 4 protein: MNNIKKLVIVSDAWLPQVNGVVTTLSQLVAHLEKMAIDVEVIHPYDYPHFGLPTYREIPIVWRAKTLEQRILDFDPDALHIATEGSLGWRARQLAIKHQLPFTTAYHTKYPEYVRKRFPIPEDWTYRLLAKFHYPSERTFVPAQAMLTELIAKGFNNLIMMSRGVDRDIFNPSQAIDLPFPKPILLYVGRIAVEKNLDAFLQLPIAGSKLLIGDGPAKSSLQKHYTNAHFLGVKTGQELAQYYASADVMVFPSLTDTFGLVNIEAMACGTPVAAFPVTGPIDIITQGLNGALSDDLEDAVEQALELEREYIAPSVAHYDWQDVAQQFLDNLAPIK, encoded by the coding sequence ATGAATAATATTAAAAAGCTAGTGATCGTTTCTGATGCTTGGCTACCGCAGGTAAACGGCGTGGTCACGACGCTGAGCCAACTGGTTGCACATTTAGAAAAAATGGCGATTGACGTTGAGGTGATTCACCCTTATGACTACCCTCACTTTGGCTTGCCTACCTACCGTGAAATTCCTATCGTATGGCGTGCCAAAACACTTGAACAACGCATTCTTGATTTTGATCCTGATGCGCTGCACATTGCAACCGAAGGCAGCCTGGGCTGGCGGGCACGTCAGCTCGCAATCAAACACCAACTGCCCTTTACCACCGCCTATCACACCAAATACCCAGAATATGTGCGTAAGCGTTTTCCTATTCCTGAAGACTGGACTTATCGTTTGCTGGCAAAATTTCATTACCCTTCAGAACGAACCTTTGTGCCTGCACAAGCGATGCTTACAGAACTGATTGCCAAAGGCTTTAACAACCTGATAATGATGAGCCGAGGCGTAGATCGTGACATATTTAACCCGAGTCAAGCCATCGACCTCCCCTTTCCAAAACCCATATTGCTGTATGTAGGTCGAATTGCGGTTGAAAAAAACCTTGACGCCTTCTTACAACTGCCTATCGCAGGCAGCAAATTATTAATTGGTGATGGCCCTGCAAAATCAAGCTTACAAAAGCATTACACCAACGCCCATTTTCTTGGTGTAAAAACGGGGCAAGAACTCGCGCAATATTATGCGAGTGCCGATGTAATGGTATTCCCTTCGCTAACCGACACCTTTGGTTTAGTGAACATAGAAGCTATGGCCTGTGGCACGCCCGTTGCCGCTTTCCCCGTCACCGGACCGATTGACATTATTACCCAGGGTTTGAATGGCGCGCTAAGTGATGATCTTGAAGATGCGGTTGAGCAAGCTCTGGAATTAGAGCGCGAATATATAGCGCCCAGCGTGGCACATTATGACTGGCAGGATGTAGCTCAACAGTTTTTAGATAACCTTGCCCCCATTAAATAA